Genomic segment of Citrus sinensis cultivar Valencia sweet orange chromosome 7, DVS_A1.0, whole genome shotgun sequence:
TTGAATCAGTTTTATGGATGATAAATTTCTGTGTGAAATCATACCTTCACTTTGGTTGTTTAAAGTGCTACAATAAGATATAGCAGGCAGCacataatcataatcataacGGGGCTTGCTTTTACTTTCATCATGTCAATTAGGCATGCTTCCAAGTTCAAAcaacttttccttttctctcttCAGGAAAACCAAAACCCACTCTCCGATTCAGGAGCAGCCAGAGAAAATTTAGaagaatacaaaaaaaaatggaaatatcgccgttgccggggatcgAACCCGGGTCACCCGCGTGACAGGCGGGAATACTCACCACTATACTACAACGACTTGTTTGCTTTCgagattaaaacaaaaatttttaatggcttacatatatatgtgtgtgtataacgGCTGGAAGCAAAATTGTGGTTAAAGAAAAAGGCTAtgagtaaaattaatttgaatttgtgaatAACACATAGCGGGTCAAAGTCTGTCTACCCAATCCCTTGTCCTTATAAAAAATGGAGGGCAAAGTGCTAGCTcacttatatattaatttccttCGGCCATGGGTTTAACCAAActgattttcttcatttggttGAAATATCTTAAGATCTGGACTGAAGATGAATTCAAGCCGGTCTTGAGCATCATTTGATGAATTCGAGACCCGACCCAAAacctatattttatttttaaaaaatattttaaattatatattattttaaatagttatatttatttgacccatctattacatatatataaaattttaaacatttaaaatttatattttcatgtctaattttattaaaataaattataaaattaaaaatatacatatataatatttaaaaaatatataaaatctgGATTAAAAAGTCAGCCCTATGCTGGGTTCTGTTAAGCCTAGTCCAAGATTCTAAAATTACATTCGGGTATTGCACACCCGAACCCGAATTTTACCAACCCTATCCAAAACCTAACAAAAAAGcaggagggaaaaaaaaaaaaaaaccgctGTAGttccaaaaaggaaaaggggaGTTGCTTTAACAAATCACAATAATAATGGCACAAAAACGTAAATTGATGTTTTAATCTCCACCTTTCATAATTAGAAAACGACATTCATACaccaatgggcctttggtcCAGTGGGAGAGCCCTTGCACTTAGAATAATGAGTGCAagggttcgagcctccataaAAGCATTTATGGGGCTTATTTATAATCTTTCCTCaattatcacataattgagtggagccaGTCTATTcctcacgaaatgtgagtagagTGGACAGAATTTGGGCAGCGCTTCAGAGGAGTACATGCCACGATGAAGGTCTCAAATTGTAGAATCtgtgtgtaaatattaattgtaatacttACAATCCTGTATAAAAGAAAACGACATTCATACATCCAAActattgatttcatttattaatagtTTATATTAAATAGCCAACAacttattatttgaatttgctaGATACTGCTTCATctcgtttttatttttaacaactTGAATCTCTTCGTGCACAGGGAGATTTGTTTACGTAccgttttatatttttaaactgAACTTCgacatttattaatatttgtattttactCCCTATCGTAATATTAAAAAGGAAGTGCATTAATAAATGGGGCCAATGGGGCATCAAAAGTTCAAAACTATTGATAtcattattcttaattaatagGCAATCAAACATTAGAGGGCAATTTAGTCATAAAGAGAAACATCTTGGTGCCTTCCTCTTCTTGTAGGCGTCATTGACTTGTAACACCAAACGCAGCTTTTCCCTTGTGGCCTTTGTCTTTCTTCAGACCATTACTACACGCGTCGTTGACACTTCAAACTCTGTAGAAACACAACAGGGTTGAGTGTTGGCGACATTTcttatcctaattttatttcccATTTTCTCACATTTTCCTTCACTTTTCCTCCTTAGTTAATTCCCCACGCGCAGAAGCCAGCCACAACTCCTGCCCTtacttcataaaaaaaaaccattttgcttattatttattttgttgaaatatCTTTTGTCgtgttacaattaattaattgcaatATTTTCGATTCCACCGAAAAAGACCTCTTTCACCAGTGCTTAAGCTCTTTGCTGGGATTTGGACCTGCATGTTTGCTTTTATTGAAGGATCAAAGTAAGAGAAATTCTTATCACCTTTGTCGTTTCAGCAGAAATTCAGGTACTTTAAGCTCTtgcttatttgttttttatgatttatataCTTGCTTCTGAGGATTTCAGTTTGGATCTAATTCTTGTCACCAAGTGAGGAATTGCTTCTGGTTTCTTAAGAGCTTTGCCAAATTTTACTcctttcaatataatttttttatcctcaACCCAGTTCTATTACTGGGTTTCGtttaattttgacattttgcTAGTAGTCATTCATCCAAGCTTAAAAACAACTCATTTTTTAGATTACCGAAGCTGTAATGATAAATTTCTGATTTTGAGCATCTTGGGTTTTCCTCTGTGATCAATTGGATTAGTATGATGGGAGGACAATCTAGCAAGAAGAAAGGTGGTGATGCACCGTCGCCACCTCTTGAAGTGATCACTGATGCCCAATATTCAGCTGACCTTAGCTTGTATGAGGCTGCATGTAGACTTGATCCTGACTTGCAATCCTTTGACGCCACCATTCAAGAGCGTACTAGCCGTGTTATCCACAAGCTTTCAGCTGGTGTTGAGGTCCATTCCTTATCTTTTGACTCACTCAAAGAGGTCACTGGGTCTCTTCTTGAAATGAATCAAGAAGTGGTCAAAGTCATTCTAGAATGCAAGAAAGATATATGGAACAATCAAGatttgtttggtttggttgAGGACTACTTTGAGACTAGTATCAAGACTTTGGATTTTTGCACTGTTCTAGAGAATTGCCTTAAGCGTGCTAGAAACAGTCAACTAATTATTCAGCTTGCAGTTAAGCAATTCGACGAAGAAGTAGAATTACAGGAGGTGGTTGATGAGAAGAGGTATGTGAGGACATTGGACGAATTAAAGAAGTTTAAGGATGCCGGGGACCCATTTACAGAAGAGTTCTTTGTGTTGTTTCAATCAGTGTATAAGCAGCAGGTATTGATGCTGGAGAGATTGCAAAAGCGAAAGAGAAAGCTTGATAAGAAATTGAAGTCTATGAAAACATGGAGGATGGTTTCGAATGTCTTATTCGTTTCTACCTTTGTGGCTGTATTGATTTTCTCGGTAGTGGCAGCTGCCATTGCTGCACCTCCATTGGTAACAGCTTTGGCAGGTGCCTTGGCTGTTCCCATTGGTTCAGTGGGGAAGTGGTGCAACTCACTGTGGAATAGCTATGAAAAGGCACTGAAAGGGCAAAAGGAGTTAATGAGTACGATGCAAATTGGTGCTTACGTTAAAATCATGGACATGGATCATATAAGAGTACTTGTGAACAAATTGGAAATTCAGATAGAAGCACTCTTGAACAATGCTGATTTTGCTCTTAGAGAAGAGGATGTGGTGAAGCTAGCTATTGAGGAGATCAGGAAGAGATTGGAAGTTTTCATGGAAACTATTGAAGTTTTATGTGATCATGCTGACAAGTGTAGCCGTGACATAAGGAGGGCAAGGACTGTGATTTTGCAGAAGATTATCAAATATCCCAATAATTGAAGAAGTCCTTCGGTAATTATGCTGATGACTTTCCCATAATTGTTGTCTTATGTATTGTACTAGGTGAAAATCTCTAACTCTGCACTTGTGGTCTATTCATTTTGGATTGATTACAAAGAGTAGTTTGTTTATACAGGCCTATACTCAATGTTTTTATCTTTCATACTTTCTTCATAGCAGACAGGAATACTTTTGTTTCGTTTTCCATAATTGTTCATGTGTTGTCTTTTTGCTCCCTGCTCTAGCATTAGAATTCTGGTCCTGCAACTGTCATGGTTTGACAATCATTTTAGGCTCGTAGTTAACTATACATTCAGTCAAAAGATGCATCTATGACTGAAACAATTGTTgtcataaacacataatagtCTCATTTATTGATCCATTGATGAACAATGGCCACTCTCTGGTCTATAAAAGATTAAGCTGAGCTTACtttacaaaactaaaaattattgttttgcaTATTTCGCAAGTGATCCACTTGTGTGTATTCTGTCTTAGTTTAGTTGATTTTCTTAGTAGGTTGTGCAAATAGAATTGCAATACTGGAAACTGATATTGATGAATAGTCTGACATTGAATGTTACACTCTAGTTCTCCTAgccaagaaaaagaagaatgaaaGACATATCTGCTACATAAGTCAATCTGAATACAAACTGATCGAAAGGGTGTGACATATATTGCAGTGTGGAAGAGCATCTGCTGGAAGTGCATTCCAGAGGATTACTTCAGAAATCGTTTGAAGTGTCTATTAGTTCCAGAATGTGTGCTTATTTATTTCAAGGAATCACTTGAAAGTACTTAGAACTTGGATCATTTCTTGATCAAAAGCATCTCATTTACTCCATTTAGTTGTTTTGATAGTCATTTGTGTCATGCTGAGTCGTGTGTCATTTTGAATTGACGGCTTGCCAACTCAGCTTTCGAAGAGTAAGATGAGTGAACGGTTGAAcaggcatcatggtcatttatATAACTTCCATTTATATGGGAATATAACTCAAGCTCTAAAGTTATGTTGACGGATTTTAGATTTACTATATTGTTATTTGTGGAGTGATTTTTGCGCTACAGCACTGAACATGATGGGGGATATCATATTggatatatatgtgtgtgtgtgtgtgtgtgtgcagcTTAATTACAGGATCAGAACCAGACTGCTCACTATTTCTGGGCATCATATTTGCTGAAAGAGCAGATGAAAATATATGCGTAATCATACAAAATggtttgaataaaatttgtataacaaaataaagatcTCTCAATTCTTCGAGACAATGGAGATGTAGGAGAGTTCAAAACACCAAATAATTCATCATTATCTTTGACCTTAAATTCATTGGCTTGTTTTAATCAGAGGCTCATAATAcgattaaaccaaaaaaaaaaaaatgaaaacatgtTTAACAGTTTCAgcttaacaaataattataaattttgttaagatATCCATCGACTTGAAGGCATAAACGTTGAGTTTTGAGTCTCCCTACTGTACATGTAAATTGTAAGGCCGTTTTCTccctatattttattaactactCTTTTACTTATGACCGTAGTCTTCATCgcagtaataaataaataaaatgcgtTTACAAGAGTTTTTGGCCGTGAATAGCGTCCGATAAAATCGATCGGTTTTCTCCCGTTAATTTACTTTCTGCTCTGGAGACAGTCCCGTAGCGTGCAGGTGGTTTTGATGCTAGAGCATGTATGGAtcaattagaaaatttgttcACTGCTTTCAGCCATCTTTTAATCACTGCAAAACTTCCATTAAAGGCCTGCATACCCTTCAACACTGCAATCCAAAGAAACCCGCTAGACCAGATTACAGAAAGAAAACGAAGCCCCTTAAATCATCAAATCACAAACAAAATGAAACCCCAAAAGCTTACATGAGAGATACAATATCAAACGTATACAAAATCCTCAAGTACTCCACGTGGGATTCTGCTCAAGACCTGCTAAAAAACTTGCCTATAAAATGGGATTCTTACACTGTCAATCAAGTTTTAAAAACCCATCCACCAATGGAAAAAGCGTGGCTTTTTTTCAACTGGGTTTCCAGATCAAGAGGGTTTAATCATGACCGGTTCACTTACACTACCATGCTTGATATTTTTGGAGAAGCCAAGAGGATATCATCAATGAAGTATGTTTTTGAGCTTATGCAAGAGAAGGGTATTAACATTGACGCGGTGACTTATACTTCAGTTATGCATTGGCTGTCTAATGCTGGTGATGTGGATGGGGCCGTGAATATTTGGGAAGAAATGAAACTAAAAGAATGTTACCCTACTGTTGTTTCTTATACAGCTTATATGAagattttgtttcttaatgATAGAGTGAAGGAGGCTACTGATGTGTATAAGGAAATGATTCAGCGTGGGTTGCCTCCTAATTGCTACACTTATACTGTTCTAATGGAGTACCTTGTTCGGGCTGGTATGCGCGCATAGTTTGTTTACGATTGCATGAACGTTGTTTGTTAAATTGTCTATATGAATATTGAATTGCAtgtttttccccttttttttattaacttttttagggatttcctttaattttttttttccgaaaCCGTCATGCATTTGTATACCCGAAGTTATATAATCAGCTTTAGCATAAGTATAGTTTGATCCTCGTATATTAGCGTTCCAGCTGCTTCCGTCTCAGAGCCTTTTAACTACAACCCAAGCTGATCTTTGTTAAAAATGGTCTCCTTTCGTGGTAATTTGGCCATGCAGTTCGATTAAAATTCTGTTTTATCCTCTGGATGAATTGCCGCTACTTGTCCTGAGTTGGAGAGGTGGTATAGACAACTGAAATAAGTCATATACCTGACTCTGCATTTTGTAGGTCTTCAAATGGTTTTCAATTCTTAACAGTCATGAGGCTATACATCCAAAAGATTTAACAGTTTTCCAAATTAATCATTggtgaattattttgtttaactgGCAAGTAGTTTGCTTTCACTTTTCATGACCAAATAAAGAGAGAAGCATTTTTGCAACTATACTTACAGCCAATAACGAAACTGatattatcatattttctATTCATATGAACCCTTCCGTGCTTTTGTGTTGTATCCTGTAACCATGCATATGGGTGCCACTAGGTATCAGTTTCCTGCATTGGTTGTCCTTGCTGGAATTTAGTATCTGTGGTGGAAATAACTTATCCTTGTGTTTCTTGATGGATCCAGGCAAATATGAAGAAGCCCTTGAGATTTTCAGCAAAATGCAAGAAGCTGGGGTACAGCCTGATAAAGCTGCATGTAATATTTTGATTGAGAAGTGTTGCAAAGCTGGGGAAACTAGGACTATAATCCTAATTCTTCGTTATATGAAAGAAAACCGCCTTGCCCTTCGGTACCCTGTATTTAAGGAAGctcttcaaacttttaaagttGCCGATGAGAATGATTCCCTCCTCTGGCAAGTTCATCCTCAATTTTCTCCCGAATTTATCAGTGACAACGATGCAGTTGAGTTTGTAACAACTGACATTGAAGGTCCTCTATCTATTGATCAGGGGCTTGTACTAATTCtcttgaaaaagaagaatcttGTAGCCATTGACTGTTTACTTTCTGGAATCATGGATAAAAATATACAGTTGGATTCTGCCGTCATCTCTACCATAATTGAGGTGAACTGCGACCATAGACGACGTGATGGTGCTTTGTTGGCTTTTGAATACAGTGTAAAAATGGATTTAAACCTTGAGAGAACTGCATATCTTGCCTTGATAGgcattttaatcaaattgaatacATTTCCGAAAGTAGCAGAGATTGTTGAGGAAATGACTAAGGCTGGACATTCTCTTGGGGTGTATCTCGGTGCACTCTTGATACATAGGCTTGGTAGTGCTAGAAGGCCTGTTCCTGCTGCAAAGATTTTCAGTTTATTGCCTGAGGACCAGAAGTGCACTGCTACTTACACTGCTTTGATTGGTGTCTACTTCTCAGCTGGTAGTGCTGATAAAGcgcttaaaatttataaaaccaTGTGTAGGAAAGGGATTCATCCTTCTTTAGGCACATTCAATGTTTTATTAGCTGGTCTTGAAAAACTGGGCAGAGTTTCTGATGCAGAAATCTatagaaaggaaaagaaaagcatcCAGGCTGATGCTCTTTCCAAGGATACTGTTCCTATGGAGGAAAAGATATGTGACCTTCTATATGGTGGGGATGGGGTATTGTGACACATTGGTTATGAGATAAGCTTCTTCGTATTGATGGCATGCCATGAAAAAAGGTGTAATTGCTGCTTGATAAAGGGCAGGATGACAACCAATGCTTCTCTCATGTAACACCAAGACAAAGCATCAGCAGGGAAATGGCAAAGGCAGAAATATCA
This window contains:
- the LOC102628474 gene encoding UPF0496 protein At2g18630; this encodes MMGGQSSKKKGGDAPSPPLEVITDAQYSADLSLYEAACRLDPDLQSFDATIQERTSRVIHKLSAGVEVHSLSFDSLKEVTGSLLEMNQEVVKVILECKKDIWNNQDLFGLVEDYFETSIKTLDFCTVLENCLKRARNSQLIIQLAVKQFDEEVELQEVVDEKRYVRTLDELKKFKDAGDPFTEEFFVLFQSVYKQQVLMLERLQKRKRKLDKKLKSMKTWRMVSNVLFVSTFVAVLIFSVVAAAIAAPPLVTALAGALAVPIGSVGKWCNSLWNSYEKALKGQKELMSTMQIGAYVKIMDMDHIRVLVNKLEIQIEALLNNADFALREEDVVKLAIEEIRKRLEVFMETIEVLCDHADKCSRDIRRARTVILQKIIKYPNN
- the LOC102628183 gene encoding pentatricopeptide repeat-containing protein At2g01390 — protein: MYGSIRKFVHCFQPSFNHCKTSIKGLHTLQHCNPKKPARPDYRKKTKPLKSSNHKQNETPKAYMRDTISNVYKILKYSTWDSAQDLLKNLPIKWDSYTVNQVLKTHPPMEKAWLFFNWVSRSRGFNHDRFTYTTMLDIFGEAKRISSMKYVFELMQEKGINIDAVTYTSVMHWLSNAGDVDGAVNIWEEMKLKECYPTVVSYTAYMKILFLNDRVKEATDVYKEMIQRGLPPNCYTYTVLMEYLVRAGKYEEALEIFSKMQEAGVQPDKAACNILIEKCCKAGETRTIILILRYMKENRLALRYPVFKEALQTFKVADENDSLLWQVHPQFSPEFISDNDAVEFVTTDIEGPLSIDQGLVLILLKKKNLVAIDCLLSGIMDKNIQLDSAVISTIIEVNCDHRRRDGALLAFEYSVKMDLNLERTAYLALIGILIKLNTFPKVAEIVEEMTKAGHSLGVYLGALLIHRLGSARRPVPAAKIFSLLPEDQKCTATYTALIGVYFSAGSADKALKIYKTMCRKGIHPSLGTFNVLLAGLEKLGRVSDAEIYRKEKKSIQADALSKDTVPMEEKICDLLYGGDGVL